TATCTGGAAGTAGTAATAAATCTACCCATTTATACCAACAAGCAGATATTTTTGTTAGAAGACTTACAAAAGGACGTATCATTGGAGAAGTCACTAAGATGAGTGCCATCTTAAATGAAGAAATTCAAGAAGAAGGCGACTATGTTGTTGATGAAAAGGCAAAGAACGTTACTTTGACTGCTGATGGAGTACACAAATCAGAATCATATTTTCAAATAACGAATCTTGCAGATCCTGAGAACATGGAAATCCAACATCATATTACGTTAGCGCTTAAAGCTCATAATATTATGTTTAAAGATAAGGATTATGTTATTAAAGATGAAGAAATTCTTATAGTTGATGAATTTACGGGACGTTTAATGCCAGGAAGAAGATATTCTAACGGGCTTCACCAAGCAATAGAAGCGAAGGAATCTGTAAAAGTGCGAAGAGAAAGTAAGACGCTTGCAACAATTACCTTCCAAAATTATTTCAATAGATATACTAAAAAGTCAGGAATGACAGGAACAGCATTGACTGAAGAACTTGAATTTAGAGAAATATATGGTATGGACGTTATTGTGATACCAACCAACAGACCGATTACAAGAAAGGATCATCCAGACTTTGTTTATCGTTCTCACGAAGAGAAAACAAATGCAATCATTCAAGATATCATAGAGGCAAATAAAATCGGGCAACCAGTTTTAGTGGGTACGATTACAATTGATGCATCGGAAGACCTTAGTAATAAATTAAGAAAGAATGGTGTAAAGCATAATGTCTTAAATGCTAAGTTCCATGAAAGAGAAGCAGAAATCGTAGCAGACGCAGGGCAATTCGGTGCGGTGACAATTGCAACGAATATGGCAGGTCGTGGTACTGATATTAAACTTGGAGAAGGTGTTATCGAAGTAGGCGGATTGAAAATCATGGGAACAGAAAGACATGAATCGAGACGTATAGATAACCAGTTAAGAGGACGTTCAGGACGTCAAGGTGATCCGGGAGAATCTACTTTCTATTTATCTTTAGATGATGATTTGATGCGCTTATTTGGATCAGAAAAGATGAAAAATACAGTAAATAGATTAGGATTGCCAGAAGGTCAGCCAATTGCAGCAGGAATTTTATCCAACGCAATTGAAAATGCTCAAAAGAAAGTTGAAGGTAATAACTTTGGTATTCGTAAGCGTTTACTAGATTATGATCAAGTTATGAATGAGCAAAGAGAAATTATATATGGTGAGAGAAGAAAAGTGTTAGAAGGCGATGACATGCGCGAATATATTTTCAATATGCTTAAAGAGACTATAGAACGTGTTGTTAATTCTCATTCTAATGGTATGGATGAAATTGATGAATGGGACTTAGCTGAGTTAAAAGAAGCATTGGTCAATATTGTGCCTATTACTAACTTTGAAATAACTGAAAAAGATAGAGAAACGATTACAAGACAAAGCTTTATAGAATTAATATATAACAAAGCGATTAAAATATATGATAAGCTAGAAAAAGAGTTTGATGAACCTGAAATGATGAGAGAAGCAGAGCGAGTAATTTTGCTTAGAGTTATTGATAGAAAATGGATGGATCATATTGATAATATGGATCAAATGCGTCAAGGAGTAGGTCTTGCTGCTTATGGACAAAGGGATCCGCTTGTTGAATATAAGTTTTTAGGTTTCGATATGTTCGATGAAATGACTGAGAGCATTCAAGAAGATACAGTTAGATCATTATTTAGCGTAAGGCCAGCTAGAAAAATTGAACGTGAAAGCGTTGCTAAGGTAACTGGCACTAATCGAGGTGATGGGGATAACGTAAAAGTACCTGTCAAACGAGCAGAGAAAAAAATTGGAAGAAATGATCCTTGTTCTTGTGGTAGTGGTAAGAAATATAAACAATGCTGTGGTAAGTAATTATAACGATATTAATTCAAAAAATGGGGTGTAAATATGCTAGAGCTAGATCAAGCAAAGCAACAGCTTAACAGTTATAGGGAAAAAATATTTGAAATGGGTGTTTCACTTTGACGTAAAAGGTGCTAAAATAAGGATAGAAGAAATTGAGGATGAAACTGGTTCCGAAGGCTTTTGGAATGATGCAGAGAATTCTCAAAGATTACTTAAGCTTTTAAAACAGCTTAAGGATAAGGTCGCAGCTTATAATGAGATGCATAGTGCCTTTGAAGACATAGAAGTCCTTATTGAAATGGGTTTAGAAGAGCAGGATGAAGAAATAGTAGCAGAAGTCAAAGAAGCACTTGCTATTTTTATGAAAGAGTATGAACAGCTAAAAATTGCTACCTTGCTATCTGGTGAGTATGATGGAAACAACGCCATTTTATCCTTACACGCAGGAGCTGGAGGAACTGAATCTTGTGATTGGGTTAACATGCTATTTAGAATGTATAATAGATGGGCAGATGATAAAGGTTATAAGACTGAGATTCTAGACATTTTAGACGGTGAAGAAGCTGGAATTAAATCAATTACAATACAAATTTCCGGAGAAAATGCATATGGCTATTTAAGGTCAGAAAAAGGTGTTCATAGGCTTGTTAGAATATCTCCCTTTGATTCTTCTGGTAGAAGACATACATCCTTTGCTTCATGTGATGTTATGCCCGAAATTGATGATGATGTTGATATGGAAATACTAGATGATGATTTAAGGATTGATACTTACCGAGCCAGTGGTGCAGGTGGTCAACATATTAACACAACAGATTCTGCTGTGAGAATCACACACTTTCCTACTGGGATAGTTGTTCAATGTCAAAATGAACGTTCTCAACATAAAAACAAAGATAGAGCAATGAAAATGCTTAAAGCAAAGCTTTTTGAATATAGACAACAAGAGCAGATGGATAAGATACAAGGCATACGGGGTGAAATGAAGGATATTGCATGGGGAAGCCAAATTCGTTCCTATGTTATGAACCCTTATAGTATGGTCAAGGACCATAGAACAAATGAAGAAGTTGGAAATGTGAGTGCTGTAATGGACGGTAAAATAGATGTATTTATTAATGCATATCTAACCAAAAGCATGTCGAATTAGTTTTTGTATAAGCGATTGGATAAGCAGCATTTTCTTATATACAAGTAAGGTTCTGCATAATTAATTAAATGCATAGGAGGAAAGATTATGGCAACATTACAACAAGTAGTATTCAAGCTAGATAAAGAAGAATATGGACTGGATATCATGTGTGTCAATGGTATTGAAAAGTACCAAGAAGTCGTAAAAATCCCAAACGCACCAGAATATGTTGATGGAATTATTAATTTGAGAGGTGAGGTTCTTCCAGTTTTTAGTTTAAGGAAAAAATTTCATCTTACCGACAAAGAAAAAGACGATAAAACTAAGATTATCGTGGCCTTTACAAATAATATGAAAGTTGGTTTTGTAGTAGATACCGTTATAGAAATATTAAATATTGATGAAGAGAATATTGAGGCAACTCCAAAAATTCTTACAGGTATTGACCGAAGATATATTAAGAGCGTTGCAAAAGTTGAAGATCGCATGATTATCTTATTAGATGTTGAACTAGTTGTAACAGATGAGGAGAAAATTTCTCTAGGTGAAGTAGTGGAGCTTGTAGAATAATGAATGATATTATGAGATGATTTTTATAAATTTAAGGAATATGATTTGCTTGTAATCATATTCCTTTTGTGCTTTCAGTAATGTAGTTAAGCAACCAATTCTTAAGGATAAAATGAAATTAATTTAAAAACTACTTGATGTTTCTTGTCACCTATGATATTATCTTTCGAGAGAATACATTTGTTCTTCTGAAAAAAACAAAAAGGTGATGAGCATGCCAGACACTGCAAAATATTATATCATTACAAGTAAAGCTTTGCCAGAGGTTTATTTAAAAGTGGTTCAAGCTAAACAATTGATTGAAAAAGAGAAAGCAATGACCATACAAGAAGCTGTTGATGCAGTAGGTATTAGTAGAAGCTCCTTCTATAAATACAAAGATGACATCTTTCCTTTTTATGAGAATTCTAGAGGTGCTACCATAACATTAGGTATGGGAATAGACGATGAACCTGGCGTTCTATCGGGAGTTCTTCACAAAATCGCAGATTATAAGGCAAATATTTTAACTATTCATCAAACCATTCCAATAAATGGAGTGGCTAATATAACTTTAAGCATCGAGGTTTTACCATCAACAGGTGACATTCAAGAAATGATTAGCGACATGGAGGCTTACGAAGGAATCCATCAAGTGAAAATTCTAGCTAGGGAGTGATAAGATGATAAGTGTAGCAGTACTTGGATATGGAACAGTAGGTTCTGGAGTCGTGGAAGTGTTAAATAAAAATAAAGAGAGCATTAATAAAAAGGCAGGGACAGAAATCAACCTAAAATATGTTCTTGACCTAAGAGATTTTCCGGGCTCATCAATAGAGAATATTTTAACTCATGATTTTGAACAAATATTAAATGATGATGAAATTAAAGTGATTGCGGAAGTTATGGGCGGCATTGAACCAGCATATACCTTTGTGAAAAGCGCTTTGACCAGAGGTAAAAGCGTAGTAACATCTAATAAGGAGCTTGTTGCTAAGCATGGTGCTGAACTTTTGGAAATCGCAAAGGAAAATAATATTAATTTCATGTTTGAGGCAAGTGTTGGTGGAGGAATACCAATTATTAGACCACTCAACCAGTCTTTAACTGCAGACGAAATATATGAAATTACAGGGATATTAAACGGTACTACAAATTTTATTTTGTCTAAAATGTCAGAAGAAGGATTATCCTTTGACGATGTATTAAAGGAAGCTCAAGATAAAGGTTATGCAGAAAGAAATCCTGAAGCAGACGTTGAAGGACATGATGCTTGCAGAAAGATTGCGATCCTTGCTTCATTGGCGTTCGGGATGCATGTTGATTACGAAGATATTTATACGGAGGGCATTACCAATATATCGGCTAAAGATATGACATATGCAAAAAAGCTAGGTTTAGATATTAAGCTACTAGCTACTTGTAAGAAGGTAGAAGATAAGATTTATGCAATGGTCGCACCAATGTTGATTGACAATTCTCATCCATTATCTCATGTACATGGAGTATTCAATGCAATATTAGTAAAAGGCAATGTAATAGGTGAAGTCATGTTTTATGGTAGAGGTGCTGGTAAGTTACCAACAGCGAGTGCAGTCGTAGCAGATATAGTGGATGCGATTAAGCACTTAGGTAGAAACGTTATGTCATTTTGGAGCACTAAAAAAATGGAACTTATGTCAATTGATAATGTGAGCTTTGGTTATTTTATCATAGCTAAGACAGACTTTTTTCCAGCAGCAAGGGATAGCGTAGTAAAGATATTTGGCGATGTGAATTTTGTGAAATTAGATGATAGAGAGGAAGAGATCGCTTTTGTTACGACTAAAAGCACAGAGAAAGACCTGCAATGCAAGTTAAAGGCTTTTGATGCTCAAACCTCAATACTGAAAATAGAAAGTGCCATAAGAGTAGGTTAAGGAGGAAAAACAATGAAGTATGTTGTAATTCTTGGCGATGGGATGGCAGATGAACCTTTAGAGCAATTAGGATTTAAAACGCCATTAGAGGTTGCCAATAAGCCTACAATAGATAGATTGTCTATGAAAGGACAGTTGGGTTTAGTGAGTACAATACCTAAAGGTATGTCACCAGGAAGTGATACTGCAAATCTATCAGTTATGGGCTATAATCCTGAAAAATATTACACAGGTAGATCACCACTAGAAGCAATTAGTATGAATATTTCAATGAAGGATACGGATATTAGCTTTAGATGCAATGTTGTAACCTTGTCTGACGAGGGAGATTATGATGAAAAAATTATACTTGACCATAGTGCAGATGAAATTACTTCTGAGGAAGCAAAGGAGCTTATCGCAACCATTGAGCAGAATTTTGGGACTGAAATATTGCATTTTTATCCGGGTGTTAGCTATAGACATGCATTAATCTGGGAAGGTGGATCAACACAAGTTGACTTAACACCTCCTCACGATATTTTAGATAAAAGAATTGGAGATTATTTACCAAAGGGAAATGGTGCAAAAGAAATTTATCAAATGATGAAATCTAGCTATGACTTATTAGCCAATCATCCAGTAAATTTAAGCAGAAAAGAAAGAGGTCTTAATCCTGCAAATTCAATTTGGATTTGGGGAGAAGGTAAAAAACCGATGTTACCGTCCTTTGAAGGAAAATATGGACTTAAAGGTACCATGATTTCAGCTGTAGATTTGCTAAAAGGAATTGCAATTGCAGCAAAAATGGAAAGTATAGACATCGTTGGTGCAACTGGTAACCTAAACACCAATTACAACGGTAAAGCAGGTGCTTGTATTGATGCTCTAAATAGAGGCCAAGACTTTGTATATCTTCATGTTGAGGCACCTGATGAATGTGGGCATAGAGGTGAATTAGAAAACAAAATTAAATCTATTGAATACTTGGATGATAAAATAGTTCGACCAATAGTAGAAGCCTTAGAGAGAATAGGATATGATTTTAGAATTTTAATTCTACCCGATCATCCAACACCAATAGCAAGAAGAACACATACGAGTGATCCAGTGCCATATATTCTATATGACAGCTCTTCAAATGAAAATTCTGGTTTAACATATACAGAACAAAATGGTGCTCTATCTGGCATACACTGTATAGAAGGGCACTTACTCATGGATTATTTACTAGAGAAAAGAAGTAAGGTCAATTAAAAATTTATATTCACCTAGGAGGAAGAAAAGTGCTTATAGTTAAAAAATTTGGCGGCAGTTCAGTTGCAAATAAAGAACGTGTTTACAATGTAGCAAATAGAATTATTGAAGAGTATACAGCAGGCAATGAAGTGGTTGTAGTATTATCTGCACAAGGAGACACTACAGATGATCTTTTAGATAAAGCAAGAGAGATTAACCCCAATCCATCAAAAAGAGAAATGGATATGCTTTTAGCAACAGGTGAACAACAATCAGTCGCGCTCATGGTTATGGCTCTTGAAGCTTTAGGATATCCAGCAATATCATTAAATGCTTATCAAGTGCCAATGCTTACTACATCTACTTACGGAAATGCTCGATTGAAAAAAATCGACCCAGACAGAATTAGAACTGAGTTAGATAGAAGAAATATTGTCGTAGTTACAGGCTTTCAAGGAATGAATAGATATGATGATATTACAACCCTTGGACGTGGTGGTTCCGATACTACTGCAGTTGCTTTAGCAGCAGCACTTGATGCTGATAAATGTGAAATATTTACCGATGTAAATGGTGTTTATACTGCTGATCCAAGAGTAGTAAAAAATGCAAGAAAACTTGACGAAATCACATATGACGAAATGCTAGAGCTTGCATCCTTAGGTGCAAAGGTTCTGCATAATCGTTCAGTAGAGTTAGCGAAAAAGTATAATGTAGAATTGGTTGTTAGATCAAGTTTAACTAGAGAAGAAGGAACAATTGTTAAGGAGGAATGTAAAATGGAAAAAATGCTTGTGAGTGGTGTTGCATCTGATAAGGATGTTGCTAGAATAGCGGTAATAGGTATTAAAGATGAGCCGGGTAAAGCCTTCATTTTGTTTTCCCTATTAGCAAAAAAAGGTATTAATGTAGATATCATTCTTCAATCAGTTGGTAGAGATAATACGAAGGATATTTCCTTTACATTGCCAACCAATGATTTGACAGAAGCGGTAAGTATTATTGAAGATAACCTAGATAGAATCTCAGGAACAAGAGTTGAAATTGATAAAGATGTAGCAAAGGTATCACTTGTAGGAGCGGGAATGGCTTCAAATGCCGGAGTGGCATCTAATATGTTTGAAGCATTGTATGATGCAGATATCAATATTAAGATGATATCTACATCTGAAATCAAGATATCAGTACTTGTAGATGAAAAGGATGCTGAAGCAGCAATGAATGCAATACATGAACAATTTAAACTTGCGTCAAAATAAAGCAGTTTAAATTATAGGGCCGTTTCTAAATAGAAGATGATTCTATTGGGAGACGGCTCTTTTATATTTTACTAGGAAAGTTCTGCACAAGTAATTGGAATCCAATCAATAGTTGGTATTTATACCACTTTCTGATATAATAGGTAAAGATTTATTTTTAAGGAGATCGTAAAATGGATATTTTAAAAGCACTGGAAAAAGAATTTAAACTGTTAGAATGGCAAGTTAAAAACACTGTAGAATTGATAGAACAAGGAAATACCATTCCTTTTATTTCTAGATACAGGAAAGAGGTTACAGGCTCCTTAACGGATGAGGTATTAAGAGACTTTCACGAGAGATGGCTATATCTCAACAATCTTGAAGCTAAGAAGGAACAAGTAATTGGAAGCATAGGAGAGCAAGGGCTGCTAACTGAAGAACTTAAGGCACAAATTATTTCTGCTAAAACCTTAGTTGAGGTAGATGATTTATATAGACCTTTTAGACCGAAGAGAAGGACAAGGGCTACAATAGCTAAAGAAAAGGGATTAGAGCCCTTGGCGATGGAAATCATGCTTCAAAAGTTAACTATTCCTGTTGTTGAGCTTGCTGCGGTTTATGTTAACCCGGAAAAGGAGATTCATACAGCTGAAGAAGCAATAGACGGAGCAAAGGATATTATTGCTGAAACGGTATCAGATGATGCAGACTATAGAAAAGAAATTAGAAATCTGACCTTTACAAAAGGTAAAGTTGTTGTAAAGGCTAAGGATGATAAAGTAGCTTCTGTATTTGAAATGTATTATGATTATACTGAGGATATTAAGCAAATTGTTGGGCATAGAATTTTAGCAGTTAACAGAGGTGAAAAAGAAAAAATATTAACAGTTAAGTTAGAGGCACCAATTACAGAAATCATTTATTATTTAAAAAAGAAAGTGATCGTCTCTGACAATCAATATACAATGCCTGTTTTATACGAAACGATTGAAGATAGTTATAAGAGATTAATTGCTCCTGCAATTGAACGTGAAATTAGAAGCGCATTAACTGAAAAAGCAGAAGAAGGTGCAATTAAGGTCTTTGGTAAAAATCTTGAACAGCTATTAATGCAACCACCAATTCATAATAAAGTGGTGTTGGCTATTGACCCTGCCTTTCGAACGGGTTGTAAAATTGCTGTAATTGATGGAACGGGGAAGGTGCTAGATACAACGGTTATATATCCAACACCTCCAAAGAGTGATATTGAAGGTTCCAAAACTGTACTTAAAAAATTGATTGATAAACATAAAGTCGAACTCATATCAATAGGAAATGGAACTGCATCAAGAGAATCAGAATTGTTTGCGGTAGAACTGATCAAGGAGATCAAGCAACCAGTGCAATATATTATTGTTAACGAGGCTGGAGCATCAGTTTATTCTGCTTCTAAGCTTGGAACGGAAGAATTTCCACAATTTGATGTTGCACTTAGAAGTGCTGTTTCAATAGGTAGAAGACTTCAAGATCCATTGGCGGAACTGGTTAAAATTGACCCGAAATCTGTAGGGGTTGGACAATATCAACATGATATGAACCAAAAGAATTTAGGAGATGCGCTATCTGTTGTTGTTGAAGATTCAGTAAACAGAGTCGGAGTAGATTTAAACACTGCTTCACCATCTCTTCTTCAATATGTTTCGGGTATCAGTAAAGCGCTTGCAACAAATATCGTTGCCTATAGGGAAGCAAGCGGTAAGTTTTATAGTAGAAAGGAATTACAAAAGGTTGCTAAGCTTGGAGCCAAGGCATTTGAGCAATGTGCAGGCTTTCTTAGAATAACCGATGGGAAGAATCCGTTAGACAACACAGGAGTTCATCCTGAAAGCTATGAGGT
This sequence is a window from Firmicutes bacterium HGW-Firmicutes-1. Protein-coding genes within it:
- a CDS encoding homoserine dehydrogenase, with translation MISVAVLGYGTVGSGVVEVLNKNKESINKKAGTEINLKYVLDLRDFPGSSIENILTHDFEQILNDDEIKVIAEVMGGIEPAYTFVKSALTRGKSVVTSNKELVAKHGAELLEIAKENNINFMFEASVGGGIPIIRPLNQSLTADEIYEITGILNGTTNFILSKMSEEGLSFDDVLKEAQDKGYAERNPEADVEGHDACRKIAILASLAFGMHVDYEDIYTEGITNISAKDMTYAKKLGLDIKLLATCKKVEDKIYAMVAPMLIDNSHPLSHVHGVFNAILVKGNVIGEVMFYGRGAGKLPTASAVVADIVDAIKHLGRNVMSFWSTKKMELMSIDNVSFGYFIIAKTDFFPAARDSVVKIFGDVNFVKLDDREEEIAFVTTKSTEKDLQCKLKAFDAQTSILKIESAIRVG
- a CDS encoding cofactor-independent phosphoglycerate mutase, which translates into the protein MKYVVILGDGMADEPLEQLGFKTPLEVANKPTIDRLSMKGQLGLVSTIPKGMSPGSDTANLSVMGYNPEKYYTGRSPLEAISMNISMKDTDISFRCNVVTLSDEGDYDEKIILDHSADEITSEEAKELIATIEQNFGTEILHFYPGVSYRHALIWEGGSTQVDLTPPHDILDKRIGDYLPKGNGAKEIYQMMKSSYDLLANHPVNLSRKERGLNPANSIWIWGEGKKPMLPSFEGKYGLKGTMISAVDLLKGIAIAAKMESIDIVGATGNLNTNYNGKAGACIDALNRGQDFVYLHVEAPDECGHRGELENKIKSIEYLDDKIVRPIVEALERIGYDFRILILPDHPTPIARRTHTSDPVPYILYDSSSNENSGLTYTEQNGALSGIHCIEGHLLMDYLLEKRSKVN
- a CDS encoding chemotaxis protein CheW, with translation MATLQQVVFKLDKEEYGLDIMCVNGIEKYQEVVKIPNAPEYVDGIINLRGEVLPVFSLRKKFHLTDKEKDDKTKIIVAFTNNMKVGFVVDTVIEILNIDEENIEATPKILTGIDRRYIKSVAKVEDRMIILLDVELVVTDEEKISLGEVVELVE
- a CDS encoding RNA-binding transcriptional accessory protein, producing MDILKALEKEFKLLEWQVKNTVELIEQGNTIPFISRYRKEVTGSLTDEVLRDFHERWLYLNNLEAKKEQVIGSIGEQGLLTEELKAQIISAKTLVEVDDLYRPFRPKRRTRATIAKEKGLEPLAMEIMLQKLTIPVVELAAVYVNPEKEIHTAEEAIDGAKDIIAETVSDDADYRKEIRNLTFTKGKVVVKAKDDKVASVFEMYYDYTEDIKQIVGHRILAVNRGEKEKILTVKLEAPITEIIYYLKKKVIVSDNQYTMPVLYETIEDSYKRLIAPAIEREIRSALTEKAEEGAIKVFGKNLEQLLMQPPIHNKVVLAIDPAFRTGCKIAVIDGTGKVLDTTVIYPTPPKSDIEGSKTVLKKLIDKHKVELISIGNGTASRESELFAVELIKEIKQPVQYIIVNEAGASVYSASKLGTEEFPQFDVALRSAVSIGRRLQDPLAELVKIDPKSVGVGQYQHDMNQKNLGDALSVVVEDSVNRVGVDLNTASPSLLQYVSGISKALATNIVAYREASGKFYSRKELQKVAKLGAKAFEQCAGFLRITDGKNPLDNTGVHPESYEVATKLLAEMGYKLEDVKSGQLKELSKATKDLEVLAKKLDVGVPTLQDIIKELEKPGRDPREEMPKPILRTDVLEMEDLSDGMILKGTVRNVIDFGIFVDIGVHQDGLVHISQICNKFIKHPLEVVSVGDIVDVKVLSIDLQKKRIALSMLI
- a CDS encoding peptide chain release factor 2 (programmed frameshift), translated to MLELDQAKQQLNSYREKIFEMGVSLDVKGAKIRIEEIEDETGSEGFWNDAENSQRLLKLLKQLKDKVAAYNEMHSAFEDIEVLIEMGLEEQDEEIVAEVKEALAIFMKEYEQLKIATLLSGEYDGNNAILSLHAGAGGTESCDWVNMLFRMYNRWADDKGYKTEILDILDGEEAGIKSITIQISGENAYGYLRSEKGVHRLVRISPFDSSGRRHTSFASCDVMPEIDDDVDMEILDDDLRIDTYRASGAGGQHINTTDSAVRITHFPTGIVVQCQNERSQHKNKDRAMKMLKAKLFEYRQQEQMDKIQGIRGEMKDIAWGSQIRSYVMNPYSMVKDHRTNEEVGNVSAVMDGKIDVFINAYLTKSMSN
- a CDS encoding aspartate kinase, which gives rise to MLIVKKFGGSSVANKERVYNVANRIIEEYTAGNEVVVVLSAQGDTTDDLLDKAREINPNPSKREMDMLLATGEQQSVALMVMALEALGYPAISLNAYQVPMLTTSTYGNARLKKIDPDRIRTELDRRNIVVVTGFQGMNRYDDITTLGRGGSDTTAVALAAALDADKCEIFTDVNGVYTADPRVVKNARKLDEITYDEMLELASLGAKVLHNRSVELAKKYNVELVVRSSLTREEGTIVKEECKMEKMLVSGVASDKDVARIAVIGIKDEPGKAFILFSLLAKKGINVDIILQSVGRDNTKDISFTLPTNDLTEAVSIIEDNLDRISGTRVEIDKDVAKVSLVGAGMASNAGVASNMFEALYDADINIKMISTSEIKISVLVDEKDAEAAMNAIHEQFKLASK
- a CDS encoding preprotein translocase subunit SecA; translated protein: MNVFEKIFGTHSERELKRIVDLVDQIENLEDKFKGLSDDELKGMTAHLRERYKQGETLDDLLPEAFATVREASTRVLGMTHYRVQLIGGVILHQGRIAEMKTGEGKTLVAPLAAYLNSLEGEGVHVVTVNDYLASRDAEWMGKVYEFLGLTVGVIVNGITNEERRAAYGCDITYGTNNEYGFDYLRDNMVLYKQDMVQRPLHYAIIDEVDSVLVDEARTPLIISGSSNKSTHLYQQADIFVRRLTKGRIIGEVTKMSAILNEEIQEEGDYVVDEKAKNVTLTADGVHKSESYFQITNLADPENMEIQHHITLALKAHNIMFKDKDYVIKDEEILIVDEFTGRLMPGRRYSNGLHQAIEAKESVKVRRESKTLATITFQNYFNRYTKKSGMTGTALTEELEFREIYGMDVIVIPTNRPITRKDHPDFVYRSHEEKTNAIIQDIIEANKIGQPVLVGTITIDASEDLSNKLRKNGVKHNVLNAKFHEREAEIVADAGQFGAVTIATNMAGRGTDIKLGEGVIEVGGLKIMGTERHESRRIDNQLRGRSGRQGDPGESTFYLSLDDDLMRLFGSEKMKNTVNRLGLPEGQPIAAGILSNAIENAQKKVEGNNFGIRKRLLDYDQVMNEQREIIYGERRKVLEGDDMREYIFNMLKETIERVVNSHSNGMDEIDEWDLAELKEALVNIVPITNFEITEKDRETITRQSFIELIYNKAIKIYDKLEKEFDEPEMMREAERVILLRVIDRKWMDHIDNMDQMRQGVGLAAYGQRDPLVEYKFLGFDMFDEMTESIQEDTVRSLFSVRPARKIERESVAKVTGTNRGDGDNVKVPVKRAEKKIGRNDPCSCGSGKKYKQCCGK